Proteins encoded together in one Thalassotalea crassostreae window:
- a CDS encoding MBL fold metallo-hydrolase, which translates to MRIALSGFMAALSLVMSMSCMAARDFSDAEIKAENVAGDVYVLTGPGGNIGVLATDAGLLLVDDKFAPLAEKIEAAMKTLNKAELKYIINTHYHGDHTGSNGYFGKQAPIFAHENVRTRVKEDNKQADADLPVVTYEQGITIHLHNEEVKIVHFPHGHTDGDSIVYFKNTNVLHMGDLFFQGRFPYIDLDHGGSVKGYLANVKKVTESYPSDVVIIPGHGDITDLKGLQQVVAMLEYSIERVSSALAAGKSSEQILKDGIGEKYKDWSWGFINEERWLKTLIKDLG; encoded by the coding sequence ATGCGAATAGCTTTATCAGGTTTTATGGCAGCTTTGTCCTTGGTTATGTCGATGAGTTGTATGGCTGCCCGAGATTTCTCAGACGCTGAAATTAAAGCGGAAAATGTAGCGGGGGATGTTTATGTTTTAACTGGCCCTGGTGGAAATATCGGTGTTTTAGCAACTGATGCCGGTTTACTTTTGGTGGATGATAAATTTGCGCCATTGGCAGAAAAAATCGAAGCGGCAATGAAAACATTAAATAAAGCTGAGCTTAAATACATTATAAATACGCATTACCATGGTGATCATACTGGCAGTAATGGCTATTTTGGCAAGCAAGCGCCGATTTTTGCTCACGAAAATGTCCGCACTCGTGTCAAAGAAGACAATAAGCAAGCTGACGCAGATTTACCGGTTGTGACCTATGAGCAAGGTATCACCATTCATTTACACAATGAAGAAGTCAAAATAGTACATTTTCCTCATGGTCATACTGATGGTGACAGTATTGTTTATTTTAAAAACACTAATGTTTTACATATGGGCGACTTATTCTTTCAGGGGCGATTCCCTTATATTGATTTAGACCATGGCGGCTCAGTTAAAGGTTATTTAGCTAACGTTAAAAAGGTCACAGAATCGTACCCAAGCGATGTGGTTATTATTCCTGGTCACGGTGACATTACTGATTTAAAAGGATTACAACAAGTTGTAGCCATGCTTGAGTATTCAATTGAGCGAGTGAGCTCAGCTTTAGCTGCTGGTAAAAGTAGTGAACAGATTTTGAAAGACGGTATAGGTGAAAAATATAAAGATTGGAGTTGGGGTTTTATCAATGAAGAGCGTTGGTTAAAAACGCTCATTAAAGACCTAGGTTAA